The bacterium nucleotide sequence CACCCGACGGAGCGCCGGCGGGGGAAGCGGGGAAGGGGCAGGAAGCGCCTCTGCGTCCGGTGTAACGGGACACGGGGGCATATAGCCAAAGGGGGCGTATGACGATGCACGTAGTTGTCCTCGGGTGCGGACGGGTCGGCGCAACGCTGGCGATGGCCCTCGAGTCCGAGGGGCATTCGGTGGCGGTCATCGACCGGAATCGGGAGTCGTTCCGACGGCTTGCCCGAGGGTTCAAGGGCAAGATGATCCTCGGGATCGGGATCGACGAGGACGTGCTGCGCAAGGCCGGAATCGAGCGGGCGGGGGGATTTGCCGCCACCACGAACGGGGACAACACCAACATCATGTCTGCGCAGATCGTCAAGGTGCGATTCAAGGTGCCCCGGGTCATCGCGCGGATCTACGATCCGCTGCGGGCCGAGGCGTACCGCGAGCTCGGCATCGACACGATCAGCCCGACGCTGCTGGGGGCGGGGATGTGCCGGGACTATCTGGTCGGCGTTCCGTACCGTAGCGTGGAGGACTACCAGGCGGTCCGCGGCACGCCCAGCGCGTGGCCGCGGGGGTCGTCGGGCGCCGTGCCGGAAAGGAGCCGGTAACCAGATGTACGTGATCGTCGCCGGGGGCGGGAAAGTCGGGTACTACCTGACCAAGGCGTTGCACGCCGCGGGGCAGGAGGTGACCCTGATCGAGAAATCGCGTCAGCGGTACGACCTGCTGCAGGAGACGTTCGGGGACAGCGTCATCCTCGGGGACGGGTGCGAGGTGACCACCCTCGAACAGGCGGGCGCCGCGCGGGCCGATCTTGTCGCCGCGGTCACGGGCGACGACGAAGACAACCTCGTGATCTGCCAGATGGCGAAACGGAAGTTCCAAGTGCAGCGCGTGATCGCCCGCATCAACAATCCCAAGAACGAGGTGACGTTCCAGCTGCTCGGGATCGACGAAACGGTCAGTTCCACCAAGCTGATCTACAGCCTGATCGAACAGGAAGTCGAGGTCGCCGACGTCATCCCGTTGAGCGCCCTCCGCCGCGGCAACCTCGAACTGGTCGAAGTCGCGTTGACGGCTGGCGCGCCGGCCCTGCGCAGGCGCGTCCGGGACCTCTCGTTGCCGCCGAACTGCGCGCTCGCGATCTTGGTGCGAGGGGAAGCCGCGGAGGTGATCTCCGGCGACACCGTGTTCGAAGCGGGGGACCTCATCGTGGGGATCACCCCATCGACGTGCGTCCAGGCGTTTCGCGAGGCGCTCCTCGGCGGAGGGGTGCCGACCCGCTGATCTCGCGCGCACGGGGAACTTTCCGCCCCCCGACGACGCTATAATGCGAAGGCGGCACCGAGGGGGCGGGAGATGGGTGACGCGGTATTCGCGCTGGACGGGCTCGCGGGGAGAACCGGGGTGACGTTCGGATCGGCCGACCGAAGCGGTACCCACCGTCTCGCCGCGTTCGAGGAGCTGCTGCATCGCCACCTGCGGAGTATTCACCGCGTCGCGTACCGTCTCGCGGGCAACGCCGACGACGCCGAGGATCTGGTCCAGGAAGCGCTCGTGGAGGCGTTCCGCGCGTTCGACCGGTATCAACCGGGGACGTACTTCGACCGCTGGGTCTACCGGATCATGACCCGTACCCACATCGACCGGGTACGGCGCCGAGGACGACGCCCCGAGACGTCGCTGGATGCGCCGGTCGGGCCAAGCGGCGACGCGCTCGTCACGCTGATCGGCGACACACGCGACGATCCCCAGCAGTTGACCGAGGTCGCCGACTTGGACGGGCCGATCCAGGCAGCGCTGGACCGGCTGCCGGAGGAGTTCAAGACGGCCGTCGTGCTTGCGGACGTGGAGGGCCTATCGTATGATGAGATCGCGGCCGCGGTGGGCTGTCCGGTCGGCACGGTGCGGTCGCGCTTGCACCGGGGCCGGGAGATGCTCCGGCACGCGTTGCGGCCTCATCTGGTGAGAAGGAGCCGGGAGTGAACGAGCA carries:
- a CDS encoding TrkA family potassium uptake protein produces the protein MHVVVLGCGRVGATLAMALESEGHSVAVIDRNRESFRRLARGFKGKMILGIGIDEDVLRKAGIERAGGFAATTNGDNTNIMSAQIVKVRFKVPRVIARIYDPLRAEAYRELGIDTISPTLLGAGMCRDYLVGVPYRSVEDYQAVRGTPSAWPRGSSGAVPERSR
- a CDS encoding TrkA family potassium uptake protein, whose amino-acid sequence is MYVIVAGGGKVGYYLTKALHAAGQEVTLIEKSRQRYDLLQETFGDSVILGDGCEVTTLEQAGAARADLVAAVTGDDEDNLVICQMAKRKFQVQRVIARINNPKNEVTFQLLGIDETVSSTKLIYSLIEQEVEVADVIPLSALRRGNLELVEVALTAGAPALRRRVRDLSLPPNCALAILVRGEAAEVISGDTVFEAGDLIVGITPSTCVQAFREALLGGGVPTR
- a CDS encoding sigma-70 family RNA polymerase sigma factor translates to MGDAVFALDGLAGRTGVTFGSADRSGTHRLAAFEELLHRHLRSIHRVAYRLAGNADDAEDLVQEALVEAFRAFDRYQPGTYFDRWVYRIMTRTHIDRVRRRGRRPETSLDAPVGPSGDALVTLIGDTRDDPQQLTEVADLDGPIQAALDRLPEEFKTAVVLADVEGLSYDEIAAAVGCPVGTVRSRLHRGREMLRHALRPHLVRRSRE